A genomic segment from Drosophila miranda strain MSH22 chromosome 3, D.miranda_PacBio2.1, whole genome shotgun sequence encodes:
- the LOC108159172 gene encoding uncharacterized protein LOC108159172 isoform X1, protein MLLRTCCGCCSLKYGCFLVAVYTGLTYSLQLVTLLMYGLIEEYAESHIFYLLMSVPCTIAVAVSVALFVGALKKRARLLWPWLITFSLFTIIFVLTFIGSLIAGSTKSNVEDNHVGSGFMRRPLVQALNLREYGTTQWILDLMQRHNPAVMHLYVLLVVYSHYSELQNENIF, encoded by the exons ATGTTATTAAGAACATGTTGCGGTTGCTGTAGCTTGAAGTACGGATGCTTCTTGGTTGCCGTCTACACGGGCCTCACCTATAGCCTGCAGCTGGTGACCCTGCTGATGTATGGACTAATCGAAG AGTACGCCGAGAGTCATATCTTCTACTTGTTAATGTCCGTGCCCTGCACCATCGCGGTGGCCGTGTCCGTGGCCCTGTTCGTGGGCGCCCTGAAGAAAAGGGCGAGGCTCTTGTGGCCCTGGCTGATAACCTTTAGCTTGTTTACGATTATCTTTGTGCTGACCTTCATCGGCAGCCTGATCGCGGGCTCCACCAAGAGCAATGTGGAGGACAATCACGTCGGCTCCGGCTTCATGCGACGACCCCTAGTACAGGCCTTGAACCTGCGTGAGTATGGGACGACTCAATGGATTTTAGATCTCATGCAAAGACACAACCCCGCAGTGATGCATCTGTACGTCCTGCTGGTCGTCTATTCCCACTACTCCGAACTGCAGAATGAGAATATTTTCTGA
- the LOC117187672 gene encoding uncharacterized protein LOC117187672 codes for MACHCKYLKKIFSSCCFCYSLRMGTLLFGCVFLTWYVYIVFGTAFMMECVFPNEYQAKGHTAPAALKTTMVFSFFGIVASSLLCIGVHNNNEMLFTPFLIFTPIWIIVHILVLILYNLVLVLILLTIVTSGVLIYAWLVVFSYYVELVYAYDEELHPGFV; via the exons ATGGCCTGTCACTGCAAGTATCTGAAGAAGATCTTTTcgagctgctgcttctgctatTCGCTGCGCATGGGCACCCTGCTCTTCGGGTGCGTCTTCCTCACGTGGTACGTGTACATCGTGTTCGGCACCGCCTTCATGATGGAGTGCGTCTTCCCCAACGAGTACCAGGCGAAGGGACACACCGCCCCGGCCGCCCTCAAGACAACGATGGTCTTCTCGTTCTTCGGCATTGTGGCCTCCTCCCTGCTCTGCATCGGAGTGCATAAT AACAACGAGATGCTCTTCACACCCTTTCTGATCTTCACACCAATCTGGATAATAGTCCATATATTGGTCCTGATCTTGTACAACCTGGTTCTGGTGCTGATTTTGCTGACAATTGTCACATCGG GTGTCTTGATCTACGCCTGGCTGGTGGTCTTTTCGTACTACGTGGAACTGGTCTACGCCTACGACGAGGAACTGCATCCCGGCTTTGTTTAG
- the LOC108159172 gene encoding uncharacterized protein LOC108159172 isoform X3 yields the protein MSVPCTIAVAVSVALFVGALKKRARLLWPWLITFSLFTIIFVLTFIGSLIAGSTKSNVEDNHVGSGFMRRPLVQALNLREYGTTQWILDLMQRHNPAVMHLYVLLVVYSHYSELQNENIF from the coding sequence ATGTCCGTGCCCTGCACCATCGCGGTGGCCGTGTCCGTGGCCCTGTTCGTGGGCGCCCTGAAGAAAAGGGCGAGGCTCTTGTGGCCCTGGCTGATAACCTTTAGCTTGTTTACGATTATCTTTGTGCTGACCTTCATCGGCAGCCTGATCGCGGGCTCCACCAAGAGCAATGTGGAGGACAATCACGTCGGCTCCGGCTTCATGCGACGACCCCTAGTACAGGCCTTGAACCTGCGTGAGTATGGGACGACTCAATGGATTTTAGATCTCATGCAAAGACACAACCCCGCAGTGATGCATCTGTACGTCCTGCTGGTCGTCTATTCCCACTACTCCGAACTGCAGAATGAGAATATTTTCTGA
- the LOC108159172 gene encoding uncharacterized protein LOC108159172 isoform X2 gives MLLRTCCGCCSLKYGCFLVAVYTGLTYSLQLVTLLMYGLIEEYAESHIFYLLMSVPCTIAVAVSVALFVGALKKRARLLWPWLITFSLFTIIFVLTFIGSLIAGSTKSNVEDNHVGSGFMRRPLVQALNLLMHLYVLLVVYSHYSELQNENIF, from the exons ATGTTATTAAGAACATGTTGCGGTTGCTGTAGCTTGAAGTACGGATGCTTCTTGGTTGCCGTCTACACGGGCCTCACCTATAGCCTGCAGCTGGTGACCCTGCTGATGTATGGACTAATCGAAG AGTACGCCGAGAGTCATATCTTCTACTTGTTAATGTCCGTGCCCTGCACCATCGCGGTGGCCGTGTCCGTGGCCCTGTTCGTGGGCGCCCTGAAGAAAAGGGCGAGGCTCTTGTGGCCCTGGCTGATAACCTTTAGCTTGTTTACGATTATCTTTGTGCTGACCTTCATCGGCAGCCTGATCGCGGGCTCCACCAAGAGCAATGTGGAGGACAATCACGTCGGCTCCGGCTTCATGCGACGACCCCTAGTACAGGCCTTGAACCTGC TGATGCATCTGTACGTCCTGCTGGTCGTCTATTCCCACTACTCCGAACTGCAGAATGAGAATATTTTCTGA
- the LOC108159174 gene encoding uncharacterized protein LOC108159174, whose protein sequence is MFFKKCCFFLPLDTGCFIIALFFLSFHVGEMVSYSTDCIFVRETTDKAWAVILMAGILMMGIISSGLLIYGARRKRRGPVRFWLTVFFIILFFYIILGIVDIATANPPVVTIFCEILIIVSLIYSLMVVHSFYIFLKYADDDFEDFVA, encoded by the exons ATGTTTTTTAAGAAATGCTGCTTCTTTTTGCCGCTGGACACGGGGTGCTTCATCATTGCGCTGTTCTTCCTATCCTTCCATGTGGGCGAGATGGTCAGCTACTCCACCGACTGCATTTTCGTGAGAGAAACAACCGACAAGGCGTGGGCAGTCATCCTCATGGCGGGCATACTAATGATGGGCATCATCTCCTCCGGGCTGCTAATCTATGGTGCCCGCAGG AAACGCCGAGGACCGGTCCGCTTCTGGCTGACTGTCTTTTTTATTATACTTTTTTTCTACATAATTTTGGGCATTGTCGATATCGCTACAGCAAACCCGCCCGTGGTTACCATCTTCTGTGAGATATTGATCATAG TATCGCTGATCTACTCGCTAATGGTAGTCCACTCCTTCTACATTTTTCTGAAATACGCAGACGATGATTTCGAAGATTTTGTCGCCTAA